The region CTGGAGCTCAGACTACAATGAGAGAAACAtatgcgtaaaaaaaaaaagcgcactCGCCAATACAGCACCCAAATTCAAATGACTATCAAAGTAACTCATTGATAcggtttgtttaaaaataaaaaagcaaatgaCAGTGGAAAGAAGTTTCGTTTTCTCCCTTTTGTTTGCGTAATTGCTCTTGATACTAAACACTTGAACGTTTTCAACAGTGTTATAGAATCAAATCAAAAATTGGTTTGCAAAAATGTCTAAACACAGTCTTCTGATTCATTTTGTGGTTGCTGAATATAAGCCAAGCACCAAAATCCAGCTGTCtcggggggcggccattttgccacctgCTGTCAACCAAAAATGACATCGTAGTCGCTCAATTAAACCAACTTTTGCCATTTACTCTTCAAggtacaaaaacaataaaaccagTGATAAGAAGTGCTCCATTACATTATTTTgtggaaaaacaataataataataaataggtCGCATTGGCAGCCTGGCGAAATGAAAGTCAAGAAAAGGCCATTGGGATACGCTTGGGTGTTGTTGCCATGGCGTCGACTGACGACGTTGCAGCAGAGACACGAAATGGAGTGTTTATCTGGCACCAATGAGAAGGCCAAGCGAAGCGCGCTTGCATACGGACGCACAGATGTGTGCAAATCTTCTTTTCTGCTCAATGGCAAGTGGGCCGCTGGCCTACATTCTTCCACGCGGATTAGCGAGCGCTTCGCCCAGCGACATGGCAGCCACTGCTGACACAGACTTTGACAAAATATTGGCCTGTGCTGGGAAGCATTTCATTGatttacagtggtgccttgatatCATTTCTTCCGTGATCTCGtttgtatctcaaatcatctttgcccattgaaatgaataggaATGGCATTCATTTGTtcacccccctcccaaaaaatgttttgtaatgCCATAATAGTGTACTTTATCAAATCATACCATAATAACGTTACGAAATAGAATCCAAAGCATTAAATGGTTTGTGCATTATGATTTAAAGCTGAACTCCAAATTATTACGCAGACCTTCTTAGATGGCCTGCTACAATTTTGACTCAGAAAGGTGCTGTAAtaagttttatttttcacagcagataaagaatatatgcctgtgaatATTGTTTGAGCGTCTGTCTAAATGTGTTGCCTcatcatttgtgttcaaatagttGTTGTTTAATGTGTTTTAAAAGCACACCTCTTGATGCTAAATGTGAGCATGTAAATGCCATTCCCATGTTTGCTAGCGTGGAGCTAAACAAATAGAGTTAGCTCAGCAGGCAGTTACATCGTTTCTCCTATCTCGCAAAACTGGGTCACTTGTACCTCAAGGCACCTATTTGGCATCTATTTGTTTCCAGTCCCTACAGTCAGAATTATTCTCTCATTCCCTACTCAGTCACTTCAAAGATGATCAATTAAGGAACTATCTTGCTCATCGACTGTCTTTAGAGAACAGTAGAAATCCCGTTGTGAGCGATAAGGGAGTAAATGATTCCAAACAGTCACGGCTTTTGAATTTCTCAGCCTCCTATtcagttgccatggtgaccacCGAAGCCGTGCACTTTTATTTGGTGAGGGGGGGGAacggaagggggtggggggggacctCTGCCCTGGCTGTTGCTAGGTAACAGTCTCCATTGTAATGCAATACATACTGTAACTACATCAGTGACATCGCATCAACTTTGATTTGACACCTTCTATCTCTTATCGAGCACGTTAAGTCGTTTTCAGCGATGGGTAAAGTAGTTCAGTCAAATGActgaaaatgttaaaaaagagtctTTAATTTGTGCTTGAACACGCTTCATTAACTGCCAGTGCATGTGGTCGCGCAACCTCGCGCACACACCGAGTAAGACAAAGGCGTGTTTGTGCGAACGGGAATGTGAGGCGCACACTGCCGCTTCTCGCCGTGTCACGCTCAtcccaggggggggggggggggggggggtcaacttGGGGCTCTGGGTGAGTTGGGTAGGTAATTTGGAGGAACATTTCTGTCTATTTCATTTCTTATTGCACTACTTTTATTCTATAACAGCATGGCAGGAGTATGTCACTCATTCTTGTCAAGTCATGttggtgtgagtgtgtgtgtgtgtgtgtgtgtgtgtgatgggagggcagggaggaggggggaggtTTGTCCCTCAAAGAAGCGGCTCTGTCCATTGTTGTCttcttgttctccaaagtgTACAAAAGCCGCATTGGATGCTACAATAGTCAGCGTTGATGCTAAACCTGTCCGAAATTAGAACAGCTGAGCTTTATTTTAACCTACGGGCAACTGGTGAAAATGTAGAAAGAAATTCCCGGAAAAATTGGGAAgtacccaaaagtcaattatttgGCTTGGCACCTGTGGGGTCTAAAAATATATCAGGTGGGGTGCAGTGTGCCCCCTGTGCCTGAGTGTCCCTAAAGATTTGGCGACCTCCAATGGAGCAAAGCAACAGCAACCGCCATTTATTTTTGCCTGTCCGTGTGTGAGTGCGTCGAAATCTGCGCAAATACAGAGTGAGACGCAGTCACGGGTTTTAGAAGATGCATgttagttttctttttctttttcttaaatatCGTGACCGAAGTTAACAAGTTGTTTCATAACTTTGCCCACCACAGATCCAAATTGCGGTTGCTTGCATTGTGTGGCTCGGAAGATGGCCGAGTACAGCTCTCTGCTCAGCGACCTCTCGGACAACATCACCAACGAGGACCTGGAGCAGCTCAAGTCGGCTTGCAAAGAGGACATCCCCGAGGAGCACAGCAACGCCATCACGTCCAGCAAGGAGTGGTTCAGCTACCTGGAGAAGAACGACAAGCTGGCCCACGGTGACGCAATCGCACACATGCGCGCCAGCATGCGCACGCAGGCACTCATCCGTGGTCACCGTCTCTCCTCCCCCACAGACAACTTGTCGTACATGGAGCACATCTTTGAGATCTCGCGGCGCCCCGACCTCCTGACCCGCGTGATCGAGTATCGCACCACCGTGCTCAAAATCGACGAGGACGACGAGATCGACACCAAGCTCACCCGCATCCCCTCGGCCAAGAAGTACAAAGGTTGCATGCATTCTTACTTGCGTGCTTTGctctgtggatggatggatggatggatggatggatggatggatggatggatggatggatggatggatggatggatggatggatggatgggtttggatggatggatggatggatggatggatgggtttggatggatggatggatggatggatggatggatggatggatggatggatggaatcaaatgattacaataataaaatgaaagcaaaaatgACATTGTGTCCCCTTCCTGCCATTCCAGACATCATCCGCCAGCCATCTGAAGACGAGATCATCAAGTTGGCTCCGCCCCCTAAAAAGGCGTGAAGCCGGCGGCATGTCACCACTCCCGGCGACATTGCCAGCTAACACAAGGcccttacacgcacacacgcatgcacacacttaACGAAACTGACAACCTATTTGTACCCTCCTGTCATGGATTCCGTTGCTAGTGTGACGCTTTTGCCCCGTGTTtcgatgttttctttttgtttctttcccgCCTTGTTAGTGTATGTCCATCAGGAGTGGCGCAAACTCACTTTCGTGCACTAATTTTGTATGTCTGTCTTGTCTCGAGAATTGAACGCCTCAACTGACAGTGTGTGCCCCGCCCTCTACCTGCAAACCCCGCCCCCCACCTTGCCATTTAAAACACCTTTTGGTTGTGGAACGACCTCCTCTTGTCGTTGTCGCTTTAGCCGCTAAGCGTGTTGTCGTTGGCACTCCTCGCAGTTGGAAATGTCCACAAAGTCTCTTTTCAATTCTGAAAACGGTTTCGGAAGCCATGAGGGAGATTTGTTAAGCAGTCCACATTTTCagaagaaacaaataaaaattgaagCGTCTAAACGTTCCTCTCATTCAGAATATCTTCTGatcacatttttaactttttcagTCTCACCTCTGACCTTTTCCATCCGGCAACAACTCTTTAGCATTAAAGCTCAATTTGTGCATCAGAAttgtagttttttattttttattaattgtaAATTGACTTTAGAGACTGGCAACTGCACTAGTCACACGCGCTGCATCTTCTTTGTCGCATGGTTATCAAGTTGAAGGTCAATGTCCACCCTGTCGTGAGTAGGAACTTTTCAAACTGCACTTTTCCCCGCCGGACTCCTCCACTGAGTGGACAACCTGTGGCCTCTGGTTTTGGGTTCCAGCATGCTTGCACATGTGAGACAAGGACAGGATGTCAAAGTTGTCGCCACTACTTTTGTTCCTTCCTCTTGAAAAGTGTGCGTTTGTGACTGTAACATTTGTGAGCGGCCGATTTCCTCTTTTGTCGCTTGTACGTTCTTGGTCCAAGTGTGCGCAGcctttttgcatttttgtgGCGCGCAAGCTTCCACCACAAACACCTGCAACAAACCCCCACATCCCACCCGCCCGCAGCTTCCCGCTCGGTCGGCATGGTAACTGTGAGCCAGACGTCAATGAGGCACAGAAACAGAACAACATATCAATGACAAATGATGTCCTATATTGATTTCCATCTCAAGTACATATCAAgttaggaaacaaaaacaaaacagagaggTGAATATTTGGTGAAGTCATTTATGCTTAAAGACTGTTtggtttttcattttcttggaTATGTAAATATGTATTTTGAATATAAACCACTGTGTTCATTTAATGACGATTAATTTATTTCAAGCCAATATATTGTTGTTCGTGCGTGCGTGCCCTGATGTTTGACTAACTGGCAGTGCTGTGACGAGACCTTTTACTTCCCGAACGGTGACTTGCGTGGGTGGAAGGAGTGCCCGCTTCTGGAGTTTGCATGATGCCATTCCAGCCGTTTTGGGGAAGTCATTCCGAATTGTTTTCCCGACAGTGTTTTATTCCGCCGAGCGTGAAATTGCTGCTTGTTGTCATGACTTCAAGTCAAATGTAATATTGCCATTTTGTCATTGTGCTAAAATGAAGataaatattatatttaaatatatttgctAACCTACATTGTTGACTGTGGCTTTTTTTCGGTTGTAATTTCAGTACTAGGATTGCGGGGCAGCTCGGTTACCAAGTGAAGATGTTCGCGTCACCATTTCGAGCTTTAGAATCCATTTTTAGCTTTCGAATCTGCGCTCATCAGTGAAATGCAGGCTCTTAACTCCCCACcatacagaaaataaacaataacactTATGTTGTGtagatgacaaaaaaacacagacacacaaaaagcacatggttattttttttattgttattgtgacGGTACAA is a window of Syngnathus typhle isolate RoL2023-S1 ecotype Sweden linkage group LG1, RoL_Styp_1.0, whole genome shotgun sequence DNA encoding:
- the LOC133165174 gene encoding astrocytic phosphoprotein PEA-15, yielding MAEYSSLLSDLSDNITNEDLEQLKSACKEDIPEEHSNAITSSKEWFSYLEKNDKLAHDNLSYMEHIFEISRRPDLLTRVIEYRTTVLKIDEDDEIDTKLTRIPSAKKYKDIIRQPSEDEIIKLAPPPKKA